From a single Miscanthus floridulus cultivar M001 chromosome 8, ASM1932011v1, whole genome shotgun sequence genomic region:
- the LOC136473646 gene encoding pectinesterase inhibitor 8-like → MMPSTARALAAAALVAAAAALALSVDGVGATPETTCAAAAARDRRVDYGFCVSRLSHHHDSPDADTWALAKVAADVGVATAGDAVYDIKALLATKPPGDAQARAVLEQCQRLYDAAESAFAEAYDAINRRDYAAGKGKAAEAASMARRCDDAFARAALRPPPQVARWGEESAKIAVVCTAITDLID, encoded by the coding sequence ATGATGCCTTCCACGGCTCGCGCTCTGGCCGCCGCGGCCctcgtcgcggcggcggcggcgctcgcgcTGAGCGTCGACGGCGTCGGCGCCACCCCGGAGACgacgtgcgcggcggcggcggcccgcgacCGGCGCGTGGACTACGGCTTCTGCGTGTCGAGGCTGAGCCACCACCACGACAGCCCCGACGCGGACACCTGGGCCCTGGCCAAGGTGGCCGCCGACGTGGGCGTGGCCACCGCTGGGGACGCCGTCTACGACATCAAGGCCCTGCTGGCCACCAAGCCGCCGGGCGACGCCCAGGCGCGGGCGGTCCTGGAGCAGTGCCAGAGGCTGTACGACGCGGCGGAGTCGGCGTTCGCGGAGGCGTACGACGCGATCAACCGTCGCGACTACGCGGCGGGCAAGGGCAAGGCCGCCGAGGCGGCGTCCATGGCGCGCCGGTGCGACGACGCCTTCGCGCGCGCCGCACTGCGCCCGCCGCCGCAGGTCGCGCGGTGGGGCGAGGAGTCCGCCAAGATCGCGGTCGTCTGCACGGCCATCACCGACCTCATCGACTAG